The stretch of DNA gagagatagagaaaagtggtctgagacaaagttgtaggccaggaaatttcctataagaatgacctatcgaggaaattttcttgcccttggggaatcctgcagataagcatttacgcaaattgactatttttaccccggtctcccctatctTAAAACAATATGATAGTTTTTCCATAAATAATACcaatttatatacttttattGAGCATCGTCGTCATTCTTTAATCGctcctaaataaaaaataaactaccTACAATTAGTGTTTAAACATAAGAAGAGCTATCGCGCGACATAAGAGGTTTATGAGGGGtgaaaaaatggcaaaaatgcgTAATTTGGGGGGTGGTAGGGGTGTACTAAAGAGGCATAGAAGGTAAGTTTGTATATCTCTGGAGTGGAATTTTCACGTCCGTGTAAACAATTCCACGGAGTGGTCGTCAACAATCCACCCAACTGTGATGTGAATATTTAACAAGGCTTCTGTGAGACGGAGAATCAGTCAACATGGAAATAAATAATGCGAAATGCCCCCAAACGGGGACTGGTCGTATAATGACTTCTTGGGAAGAGAACGGAAATGCACGAGGTGGGGCACTTTAGAGAGGATTTTCCCTTGAGGCGGGACAATGGTCACTTTCAATTTGAGCATCCATGATCCCCCTTATTGAGTGTGGGTTGTAAAGACGAGAAATTCCATCCTTGATCCTCATCTTCAGCATGGCTGAAAATCTCGGATTGAAAGGAAAAggactctctctctccctgaAAGAGGATTTACTCCTCGCCTTTCTATTTTATGGTATAATACTTTACACACTGCAACACAAGAGACATTCTCATGTCCACTTCACTGCCTTCCATCGCTATTTCAAGTCTTTCCACACTAATACGGCGCGTGGAGATGGGGGTACGACGAGTTTTCTCGTTTTTCTCACTCCTTCTGAGAGTCACAATTTAAGAGGAGCAGCAGAAAACTCGTCTGACTGCTTTGCACGCTTAAAGCAAactaaatacaattttcctttagcgCTGCTAAACAGCATTTCCCGAGCATTTTCCCTCCACATTGACCCACCACAAATACAGAAACATCCTCATGGCGCAAGGATTGAGGCACATAAAGCAACAccagagaaggaaaaaaaatctcaaacgaaatatttttcatgcattttcccCATTTGCTCAATTTTTCCCCCGCCTAATTCCATTTTGAGGGATTTCCGAGACTTCCTCTtggaaattttcaccacaTCCTTGTGATTTGTGGCAAAAGTTTCAAGCACATACGCAACCTTTTTGGGGAAGTGGGTTGCAGCACCTCCACTCCACCCAGAAATTAAGTCAAATGAAAACCACATCGAGCTTTTGTGCTTCATTAACAGGAAGAGCTTAACCCATTTATATTACCTATTTTGAATTAagcattttaagaaaatctttaccAATTCATAAAGCTTAAATTCACAGAAATAATTCAAtctgtaatttaatattaattcagGGAGGGGAATCTTAAACAAAGTTTTTAATAGGAaggaaaatccaattttcttcttgttgaACTTGTTGAATAAGTAGAAGTGAACTATTCAtgtattcttttcttctaatttaatCTCAATTATTCGTAAATTCCacacttttaaataatttcctctCTATATATCGTTTTATAACAAATCAAATGAGATTTTGTAACTTGGATGGGTGCATTACGACGTACAATTTTCATGGCGCCAccaaaaaaggggaaaagacaaaaatgttGTTTTCGTTCATTGGTCTGGTCTGAAGTAATTCAATAGTATTTATGGACAAAAGTAATGTTCTAGCTAATAGAGTTCTGACAGTGGCGTAACCAGGGACGGTGTCTAAATACCCTGTAAGTTCAAGCGGTTCAAACATTGTTAGaggtcaaaataaattattttcaaattaaaaactaaatgaaaaaaaaaatagattttcaaaCGTTATGAAAACAACGTTACgcgttaaaataaatgtcCAACCCTAGGAAAAACGTCTAACATGTGAAATTTGCATGAAACAATTAGTCAAGTAATAATATAATATCAATCTTGCGTGATTCTTAAAACTTCTTTCCTTATTCATTTAATgagtaatataaatttttagaaatatttcttggCAACATCTTTTGAAACAGATTTATGGCTACGCCCTTGTTAAAAATGGAAGGGTCCTTTTGgataaaactgattttaaaaagttaatcaagatttttaaatttgttaaattataTGTGTTTAAGGAAaacaaatcataaaaattcatcaaagacGCCAAACAACATTATTCACTGGAGATaaatccttttattttctttaaataaaccTATTGGGATTATATaaacttttctaaatattttatgcagttataatatatttataattttctaaaaacaattttttttattattaaatgtaTTTTGCTACTGTCTAAAATTCACTGCATTTAGCCTCACTACAGTATCATATATGAAATTATATCTCTGTGAATTGGTGCGGTAGGTTATAATTATTTCTTGCACAGACCTGTGGTGGACTATGGGTgtgttttcatttcttttcatctGAACAAACAAAATCGAATAATTGCTCCATGGGACGTACAATTTTGCAAATGgacgcagaaaaaaatgtaaaaaaaaaaattctgggaaaatattttattttctgcttGACtcttttaaacatattttcttcatgaagcatttttgcatttaacatttttttttgtagcaataatttttgtgattattacaaaaatttcaagagatTTCCAATCACATGAATTGAATTACATTAGTCAATTCAGTGTGCGAACTGACCCTTTTTTCTCCTCATGAAGGCCTCAATTTATCTCCCCATGGATTTATCAAATGGAGCCAGAAGGGACGACCGGATGGTTGGCTAAATTTTCGCAAATTTCAGTTCtgattccttttcattttttgaacttcttCGTAATTTGGAAAGTTCTCTGAGGCAAAGTGTTAACTTGTAGcaaaaatctcctttttcttctccttgggaacatcaataaattatcttcttctcttatcaatataaaatatttaaaacctATACAAAAAAGAGGAATCATATTTGTTGTATCTATaaagacaatttaatttatccaaCTCGGAACTTGTTGCACTAAATACAAACACAAAAGTTTATTCAACAAATACGCGTCATCTCCATTGTCTCACGCTATCGTTTAGCACAAACTCACTCGCTCTATTTTAGaatgtctttttttatttcagctAAACTCATTACTTTTAGCTTTTGATGTAGCtctataaaaatttctatgttttcaaattatttcacttatagtctaatgaaaaaaaaagaggatgtACCAAAAATACACAAATTAAAGCTAAGGAAATCTTTCTCATTGTGGTCTCCTGGAAATTATTTTGCCATTACctataagataaaaaaacgttcaagaattccacaagaaaagttttccaatttaatttctgcTTTGAAACAACCCCttttctaagttttttttttctgtaattacTGTTTCATTTAATGTTCTGCGTTGCTCTTaaataagtttattttcttcatattgTAAGCAGTTTACATCCTAAACGAGAATTTGTGTAACGAATAAAGAAGCTTAATTTTGGGTTGAGCCGCAGCGATTTGTGCACGTGTTGGACACTGCGTGAAATGAACGTATGTAGTGTGTCTCAATGGGTAGGAGAAAATCATCCCCGAGGGTggataaaatgagaaaatgaccGAGACATTTAGTGTCAATAcatgggggggggggtgtaTATGCTGTGAGACGATGAGATTAAAACTAATGTCCCTCGATGCCGTCCTCTGAGTCTGAGTACTCATTGCGATGATGGTACAAGTGCTTTGTACGCTTCTTAGTCGGTGGTGAATTTGGCAGGGAATCACTTCCCTGTTCGGGATCCTCCTCATCATCCCCATTGACAGACCCATCGGGGCTCCCGGGTGGGCTAAATGCCTGCATTATACGTCCCTTTGACTCATTCCATATGTTCGATAGGCGTTCACGCCCAAACATTAGTAAGAAGGTTTCAATGAAATCCCGAGACTTCTCCTCCCATGATCTCAAGAGGTCAACTTTCACCTCCTTCGCCTTCCCCTTGAGCTCATCCATTTTATTCTGCAGCcggaatttcttctctttcaagAAGGACACATTGAGATCCTTGGCCGAATAGCCACGTGCTAAATTCCGACGCACATATATATCGTAGTCTTTCACAATACGCGCCACAATATCCGATGTGGACACACCCTCAGTCCTTTCTGTTGCCACAAACATCCCAGCACGCTTTAGGGGTGCATAGATATCAGCACCATCTTCACCGCAATATGGAATCTCATCGTGAGCCACAAAATCAATCTTGTGCTTCCTCAAATATTCATCAGACAGCTCCCATGGAGCTTCTGTGATAATCTGCAAATAAAAGGAaacgcttttttttattttcatttctatttttttgtcaaatcattaaaacacctgaatcaataaatttttcaagaatttcatcaaaattgatGGAACATATTGCTTGGTATTCTTACTCTACTTTGCATATTGGTCAATGTCAAATGTGAGAGCGGAAGGAAGATTTAATTATAAtactaaaatagaaaattatttttttttcttaattatgattcttccaattaaaaattcaagttcTCTGTTAAACCAAACGAGCAGAATTATATTTTccgaatataaattaattttaatatttttcaagttagAAATGAAGGTCAAAGATGTTCTTCGGACGTTCTGACTAAGAAATGTTCTACTTGAGTATTTATCTTAAAAAGACTGAATgcttcaatgtttcacgtggtcGCCAAAGGGTTAAATGTCCGTTTTGACATCAAATTACCCCATTTACTTCTATAATcactatttaaaataatactCTTTTGACCGCAAATAATATGCCCTCGATTAACCTGTAACATCTATAATTACTTCCAAGTAAGTAAGAGAAGGTACACACCAATAAAAATTACGCAATATCTTTGCGCTTggattcaattttataatgtGACTTTGTGAAAAGCAGAATTGAGgtgattttcttgtttactCTGTGCAGCGAATTTCTTGACGCTGTTATTTTTGGATTCATCTTCCAAATCTTTTGGTGTCTGCAAATCTTGATAAGGAATTTTTATACTATTCAAGTTCTTCACGGCCCCATTGGAATTACTTTATGAGTGATGTGTCTGATACACTGTTTTAGGCCATTTAAGACgagctttttattttgaaatctttgcaaattgaaaaagatGTCTCAGTGTGTAGGTATATGAAGgagttttctttagaaatttcgtaaatatttttttttaggtttccTTGAGACTTGTAATTAAACTAACAACTTCTGACGTCTTTAACTTATATAAATCAACTCACCTCATCTACGTAGCGACAATGCCTAATGGCTTCATAACGTTCTCTCTCATTCATGACGGTACGTCCCTTTCGACTATGCGTCAACTCATCACTACAGACACCTACAATGAGGTAGACATTGGGAAAGACATTCTTAGCCTGCATCAACTGCCTCGCGTGTCCCTGATGGAAGAGATCATAAATGCCATCGGCGTACACCCGTACACGTCGTGGTGCCTTGCCACTTCGTGCCACGGCGTAGGATATCTTCACCGTGTAGTCACACATATCTCGTTCAAGACATGCTTCGGGATCCGTTGAGAAGGGAGCCGGTTTGCAAATtgtctacaaaaaaaaagaaaagaaagcaaaatcaAAAAATGTGAGACAAGCAAAATTTGTGcgaaaagaaagataaaatttagatttttgcGTCATGACCTTCAAATTCTTAAAGATATCACACACATAGAATATTTTGTgagatttctttctctctctcccactTTTCTCACCGCGTCGATCTCATATGT from Lutzomyia longipalpis isolate SR_M1_2022 chromosome 1, ASM2433408v1 encodes:
- the LOC129797151 gene encoding choline-phosphate cytidylyltransferase A-like, with the translated sequence MSTATLSASTSSQASSLGSRKRPREASFSPTIDQGLQQALSSKLNVHIEESASHSGPSTSSGTTQQNGSHQQGMIEEASGNRIEHMTICKPAPFSTDPEACLERDMCDYTVKISYAVARSGKAPRRVRVYADGIYDLFHQGHARQLMQAKNVFPNVYLIVGVCSDELTHSRKGRTVMNERERYEAIRHCRYVDEIITEAPWELSDEYLRKHKIDFVAHDEIPYCGEDGADIYAPLKRAGMFVATERTEGVSTSDIVARIVKDYDIYVRRNLARGYSAKDLNVSFLKEKKFRLQNKMDELKGKAKEVKVDLLRSWEEKSRDFIETFLLMFGRERLSNIWNESKGRIMQAFSPPGSPDGSVNGDDEEDPEQGSDSLPNSPPTKKRTKHLYHHRNEYSDSEDGIEGH